One Anopheles marshallii chromosome 3, idAnoMarsDA_429_01, whole genome shotgun sequence genomic region harbors:
- the LOC128716126 gene encoding scoloptoxin SSD14, with protein sequence MILNVNKKRLLLLSIPAALVIVALVVGLTVGLRSRDDDNKPHARLTGAAVTSNGIECAGIGEDILRRNGTAVDAAIATMFCEGVTCPQSMGLGGGFLATIYFRETKTSEALVAREVAPAAATEDMYVNQSSTQGGLAVAVPGEVKGYWALHQKYGRLEWKELIQPTIQLCRNGHLVTGYLERILKGREERIRNEPTLRDVFINPATQQTWLEGDRLKRPTLADTLEVIAAEGADALYSRNGTLLPKLMRDLKLLGSIITEDDFYNYEPRWVAPIQTSIRKSSKVYSIPLPGSGPILNYMLNILDNYDDLRQGDPVSWHRIVESFKHGYGIRTQVGDPAYVPGIEDVMEKLSSKTYARYIFETIKDDRTHTDFAHYGAKFSNERDLGTAHVSVLAPNGDAVSITSTINNIIMKRRTILTLLIAAIILTILTVVFVLATQGNIATQQRVEDNGQHQRTGAVVANGAECAAIGAQILRLNGTAADAAIATLFCEGVTCPQSMGLGGGFLLTIYDRQNGTVETLNARETAPAASEQSMLLVAKKRGQDTRGLTVAVPGELKGYWELHQRYGRLKWATLVQPTIELCERGHLVTPYLSRILQRVQTQLYAEPSMREVFINPATNRTWQEGDTIKRLKLAESLRIVAQEGVNSMYSRNGTLLKMLMNDLQSFGSIIDEDDFLNYRPRWESPDSVTLKSGEQVHSIAVPGSGTVQNFMLRILDGYREMDSKDTLTWHRIVESMKFAYGLRTRIGDPAFTPEAMEVIRNLTDPQFADHIRTKLISDERTYNDFAHYGAEFADVEDKGTAHICVLAPNGDAVSATSTINYLLGAKIRSQSTGIILNDEMDDFSTPGTVNTYGLPASPANFIAPGKIPLSSMTPSIVTDRNGSVRMVLGGAGGSRITSATAVMIYRHLVFGHDLDTIMNEKRLHHQLAPMWVDYEAGFPQSILDGLTAKGHRVKEKTPDAGFAAATGIVQDAKEHAVQAAFDPRRGGSMEIVKM encoded by the exons ATGAT ATTGAATGTCAATAAGAAAAGGCTTTTGCTGCTCTCGATCCCAGCGGCACTGGTGATCGTTGCTCTCGTGGTCGGCCTAACTGTTGGTCTACGATCTCGGGACGATGACAATAAACCCCATGCGCGGCTTACCGGAGCAGCCGTCACATCGAACGGCATCGAGTGTGCCGGCATCGGTGAAGACATACTGCGTCGCAACGGCACCGCAGTGGATGCCGCTATTGCCACGATGTTCTGTGAGGGTGTTACCTGTCCGCAGAGTATGGGCCTCGGAGGCGGGTTTCTTGCCACGATCTACTTCCGGGAGACGAAAACCTCCGAAGCGCTGGTGGCCCGCGAAGTTGCACCGGCCGCAGCCACAGAGGACATGTACGTGAACCAGTCGTCGACGCAGGGTGGTCTGGCCGTTGCCGTCCCCGGCGAAGTGAAAGGCTACTGGGCACTGCACCAGAAATATGGTCGGCTCGAGTGGAAGGAGCTCATTCAGCCTACGATTCAACTGTGCCGAAATGGTCATCTGGTTACGGGCTATCTGGAGCGTATACTAAAAGGCCGCGAGGAGCGAATTCGAAACGAACCGACGCTGCGGGATGTGTTTATCAATCCGGCCACACAGCAAACCTGGCTAGAGGGTGACAGACTCAAGCGTCCCACATTGGCCGATACGCTGGAAGTGATCGCGGCAGAAGGTGCAGACGCGCTGTACAGTCGCAATGGAACTCTCCTGCCGAAGCTGATGCGTGATCTCAAGCTGCTCGGAAGCATCATCACCGAGGACGATTTTTACAATtatga ACCACGGTGGGTAGCTCCGATACAAACCAGTATTAGAAAATCTAGTAAAGTCTATTCGATCCCACTGCCGGGCAGTGGACCCATACTGAACTACATGCTGAACATCCTAGACAACTACGACGACCTACGGCAAGGCGATCCTGTGTCGTGGCATCGGATAGTGGAGAGTTTCAAGCATGGCTACGGAATACGCACACAGGTCGGTGATCCGGCGTACGTTCCCGGCATTGAGGATGTTATGGAAAAGCTATCGAGCAAAACGTACGCCCGATACATCTTCGAAACGATCAAAGATGACCGGACGCACACCGATTTCGCACACTATGGGGCCAAGTTTTCCAACGAGCGAGATCTCGGTACGGCACATGTGTCCGTGCTTGCCCCGAACGGCGATGCCGTGTCGATCACGAGCACCATCAACAATAT CATCATGAAACGCAGAACCATTCTTACGCTGCTGATCGCGGCGATCATTCTGACAATCCTCACGGTCGTGTTTGTACTCGCTACCCAGGGCAACATCGCAACGCAGCAACGGGTGGAAGATAACGGTCAACATCAGCGCACCGGTGCCGTCGTTGCGAACGGTGCAGAATGTGCCGCGATCGGTGCACAAATCCTGCGCCTTAATGGTACCGCTGCCGATGCCGCCATTGCAACGCTTTTCTGTGAAGGTGTCACATGTCCGCAAAGTATGGGCCTCGGTGGAGGTTTCCTGCTGACGATCTACGACCGCCAGAACGGTACGGTTGAAACGCTGAACGCTCGGGAAACTGCTCCAGCCGCTTCCGAACAGAGTATGCTTCTGGTGGCGAAGAAGCGCGGCCAGGACACGAGAGGACTTACCGTGGCAGTGCCGGGCGAGTTGAAGGGTTACTGGGAGCTGCATCAGCGATACGGTCGGCTTAAGTGGGCCACACTCGTGCAGCCAACGATCGAACTGTGTGAGCGGGGACATCTAGTGACACCTTACCTGAGTAGGATTTTGCAGCGTGTGCAAACTCAACTCTACGCGGAACCATCCATGAGAGAAGTGTTCATTAATCCAGCCACAAACCGGACCTGGCAGGAGGGAGACACGATTAAAAGGTTAAAACTGGCGGAGAGTTTGCGCATCGTGGCGCAGGAGGGCGTCAACAGCATGTACAGTAGGAACGGAACGCTCTTGAAGATGTTGATGAACGACCTCCAATCGTTTGGCAGTATTATAGACGAGGATGACTTTTTGAACTACAG ACCACGTTGGGAATCTCCCGATTCGGTGACACTAAAATCAGGCGAACAAGTTCACTCAATCGCGGTGCCGGGAAGTGGAACAGTGCAGAACTTCATGCTCCGCATTCTCGATGGCTACAGGGAAATGGACTCGAAGGATACCCTTACGTGGCACCGCATTGTGGAGAGCATGAAGTTTGCGTACGGTTTGCGCACACGCATCGGTGATCCTGCCTTTACACCGGAAGCGATGGAGGTTATCCGCAACTTAACGGATCCACAGTTCGCAGACCACATCCGCACCAAGCTGATTAGTGACGAACGGACGTACAACGATTTTGCGCACTATGGGGCCGAGTTTGCCGACGTGGAGGACAAGGGAACGGCACACATCTGTGTGTTGGCACCGAATGGTGATGCAGTATCGGCAACGAGCACCATAAATTATCT ACTTGGAGCCAAAATACGATCACAATCGACGGGCATCATTCTGAACGACGAAATGGACGACTTTTCCACACCGGGCACAGTGAATACGTACGGATTGCCGGCATCGCCTGCTAACTTCATTGCGCCGGGAAAAATCCCACTCTCCTCCATGACGCCCTCGATCGTCACCGATCGGAATGGTTCGGTGCGGATGGTTCTTGGTGGTGCTGGAGGTTCACGCATTACCAGTGCAACGGCCGTCATGATTTATCGGCATCTAGTATTTGGGCATGATCTTGATACaattatgaatgaaaaacGGCTCCATCATCAGCTGGCACCGATGTGGGTTGACTACGAAGCCGGATTTCCGCAGTCCATACTGGATGGACTTACGGCCAAAGGCCATCGGGTGAAGGAGAAAACTCCGGATGCCGGATTTGCCGCTGCGACTGGCATTGTGCAGGACGCTAAGGAACACGCGGTTCAGGCGGCGTTCGATCCACGACGCGGTGGTAGTATGGAGATTGTGAAAATGTAG
- the LOC128715409 gene encoding uncharacterized protein LOC128715409, which translates to MELLALDEDSLMEIFSYFCFNELLVLSSVCKRFLHLCQRHLRKIRHFELDYRSVAGRENYPDYLRNVFTSLGPTLEAFRFSGGYIMDEMLKQLIVDGVAVHCTNLRHLTINYTILNEHQLRSLAALLGTLVHLDLGRCDLTDESLGEFLRSRPLKLQTLAIPGNTNLLGAFFKDWTTAYDLQQLDLSYCFSLNVQEMDEFLTHHAKRLRAVDVTGSLWLQRNKDIFGKDGRSITMGTNLPVLEYYKAG; encoded by the coding sequence ATGGAGCTGCTCGCGTTGGATGAGGATTCGCtgatggaaatattttcctaCTTTTGCTTCAACGAGCTACTAGTGCTATCTTCGGTCTGCAAACGGTTCCTGCACCTTTGCCAACGGCATCTGCGGAAAATACGCCACTTCGAGCTCGACTACCGCAGTGTGGCGGGACGCGAAAATTATCCGGATTATCTTCGCAACGTGTTTACCAGCCTTGGACCAACGCTAGAAGCGTTCCGCTTTTCCGGTGGATACATAATGGACGAAATGTTAAAACAACTCATTGTGGACGGTGTGGCCGTCCACTGTACGAACTTGCGCCACCTAACCATCAACTATACGATCCTTAACGAACATCAGCTACGATCGCTGGCCGCACTGTTGGGAACGCTCGTGCATCTTGACCTTGGTCGCTGTGATCTAACCGACGAAAGTTTGGGCGAGTTTCTGCGATCGCGACCACTGAAACTGCAGACATTGGCCATACCGGGGAACACCAATTTGTTGGGTGCATTTTTCAAAGATTGGACCACAGCGTATGATTTGCAGCAGCTTGATTTAAGCTACTGCTTTTCTTTGAATGTGCAAGAGATGGATGAGTTTTTAACGCACCATGCCAAACGTTTACGGGCGGTCGATGTTACCGGAAGCCTTTGGTTGCAGCGCAACAAGGATATTTTTGGGAAGGATGGCCGATCGATAACGATGGGAACGAACCTACCGGTGTTGGAGTACTATAAAGCGGGCTAA
- the LOC128714264 gene encoding uncharacterized protein LOC128714264, which yields MESASLMEMLTTPTTFPTNVDWEGKMEPSSPSNSQHGLAEDIFDDTYDYCNEPLFNNEVCDLEDDLKPDPSILAILQIPIEVLNKDLCYDDKLKISTNQSVQLLNYGPPSTIGEDEFYDFPQQPESKTGCATGTEVLMELEYVPGNMELMNHLTPPQTPPQSSSFGGVVGCVPPLQMPINNVTISQQQQSPEQFQPLYAPQQGLLQQEQQLSFQGSNDTNLNGYYIMGELSNVSNQIVNESIQQQAVPMEQLQEVPSDIETTLFNFGENYTPQQMNEMEKILLSLQRDTYHGGDDDESCDSSEIGSIENGGSMSPASLTSSLVAQSPVYSDSAESSAYYGSSRNDGDDEDWCPLKVKKLNGRNGGAVSKKRTGPNGSTSTRGRGIEEKKSRKKEQNKNAATRYRQKKKAEIEEILNVEEILRERNDKLKSESKELGRDIRCIKNLLRELLKSKI from the exons ATGGAATCCGCATCATTAATGGAGATGTTGACGACGCCCACAACCTTTCCGACAAACGTCGATTGGGAGGGCAAGATGGAGCCGTCGTCTCCATCGAATTCCCAGCATGGTCTTGCTGAGGACATTTTCGACGATACTTACGATTACTGCAATG aacCACTTTTCAACAATGAAGTCTGCGATTTAGAAGATGATTTGAAACCCGACCCATCCATACTGGCAATACTGCAAATTCCCATTGAAGTGCTGAATAAAG aTCTTTGTTACGATGATAAGCTGAAGATATCGACAAACCAGTCCGTGCAGCTTCTTAACTACGGTCCGCCGTCAACAATTGGGGAAGATGAATTTTACGACTTCCCGCAGCAACCGGAGTCGAAGACCGGCTGCGCTACTGGAACCGAAGTGTTGATGGAGCTCGAATATGTGCCCGGCAATATGGAGCTGATGAACCATCTGACGCCACCGCAAACGCCGCCCCAGTCGTCGTCATTTGGCGGTGTCGTTGGTTGCGTCCCTCCCCTTCAGATGCCGATCAACAATGTCACGATatcgcagcagcaacagtcgcCGGAACAGTTCCAACCGTTGTATGCGCCACAGCAAGGATTGCTGCAGCAGGAGCAACAGCTATCCTTCCAGGGTTCCAACGACACCAACCTCAACGGTTACTACATCATGGGCGAACTCTCCAACGTGTCGAACCAGATCGTGAATGAAAGTATCCAGCAGCAAGCGGTACCGATGGAACAACTGCAGGAAGTCCCCAGCGACATTGAGACCACTCTGTTCAACTTTGGCGAAAACTACACACCCCAGCAGATGAACGAGATGGAAAAAATCTTGCTCAGCCTGCAGCGTGACACGTACCACGGCGGCGATGATGACGAGTCGTGCGATTCTTCCGAGATCGGATCCATCGAAAATGGTGGTTCCATGTCGCCTGCATCGTTGACATCGTCCCTGGTTGCCCAATCGCCGGTCTACAGCGATTCGGCTGAATCGTCCGCTTATTACGGCAGTAGCCGCAATGATGGTGACGATGAGGACTGGTGCCCACTGAAGGTGAAAAAGCTGAACGGTCGTAACGGTGGCGCCGTATCGAAAAAGCGTACCGGACCGAATGGCAGCACCAGCACCCGTGGCCGTGGCATTGAGGAGAAAAAGTCGCGTAAAAAGGAGCAGAACAAGAACGCTGCTACACGGTACCGCCAGAAGAAAAAGGCGGAAATAGAGGAGATTCTTAATGTGGAGGAAATTCTGCGCGAAAGGAATGACAAGCTGAAGAGTGAGTCGAAGGAACTCGGGCGCGACATACGATGCATTAAGAATTTGTTGCGCGAACTTCTGAAATCTAAGATTTAA